Within the Sphingobium herbicidovorans genome, the region AAGCAGATGAAGAACTGGCTGTTCGCGCTGTTCGGGTTTGACGAGCGGGCCATCGAACAGACGCCACGGACATGGGGTTCGCGGCTGAATTCAGCCTTCAGGTCAGGCAGTTTCGACCCGCCCATGCCGGTGCCGGTCGGATCGCCGCCCTGCGCCATGAAACCGGGGATGACGCGGTGGAACACGACGCCGTCGTAAAAGCCGTCCTTTGCGAGCGCGGCAATGCGTTCGACATGGCCGGGCGCCAGATCGGGACGCAGTTTGATGACGACATCGCCGCCGCTGTCGAGGGTGAGGGTGAGCGTTTCGTCGGCCATGAAATTCTCCTCTTTCGGGGGAGTGTGGAAATGTGGGTTCATATAGAGCGTTAGGGCGTGGATGGAAGCGCCTCAATCAACCTTTGAGGCATTGCATTTATCCCGTTCATCGGCAAAAGCAGCGAAATGCTACAGGAACCGGACAGTAGGGGACGCGATGAGCGAACGAGCCGACATGGCCGAACCCCGGCCGGACGAACTGCCTGTTGACGGCAAGACCGCCGATCAGGCGGAATCACGCCATGACGAGGACGACCGGCTGAGGCCGGACTTCGTGTCCGCCGTGCTGGACGCGGTGGAAGATGGCGACCGCGACCTGGCGCGGGATCTGGTATCGCCGCTGCACCCGGCGGACATTGCCGACCTTCTGGAACTGACCCCATCGGACCGACGCGGTGAGGTGGCGGCGGCGCTGGGCGATCTGGTCGGCGCGGAAGTGCTGTCCGAGCTGAACGACTATGTGCGCGACGATCTGCTCGACGCACTGGAGCCGCAGCAGGTCGCGGACTTCGCCGCTGAACTGGATACCGACGACGCCGTCGCGATGATCGAGGACATGGAGGCGGCCGACCAGCAGGCTGTCCTCGATGCGCTGGACCCCGAAGATCGCGCCGCGATCGAGAGCGCGCTGTCCTATCCGGAAGAATCCGCCGGCCGTTTGATGCAGCGCGATCTGGTCGCGGTGCCTGAACATATGACCGTCGGGCAGGTGATCGACTATCTGCGCGACAATCGTGACCTGACCACCGATTTCTGGGAAATCTTCGTGGTGGACGAGGCGCACAAGCCGATCGGCACCTGCCAGTTGAGCTGGATATTGACCTGCCCCCGCTCCATCGCGATGGCGGACGTCATGAAGCGCGAGCAGACGCTGATCCCGGTCGATATGGACCAGGAAGAAGTCGCGCTGCGTTTCCAGAAATATGCACTTATCTCTGCCGCCGTGGTGGATGCCAGCGGCCGGCTGGTCGGCATGATCACGGTGGACGACATCGTCCACATTATCGCCGAAGAAGCGGGCGAGGACATATTGCGCCTGTCCGGTGCGGGCGAGGGCGACATCAACCAGCCCATATTGGAAGCCGTGCGCACGCGCCTGTCCTGGCTGGTCGTCAATCTGGGCACGGCGGTTCTGGCCGCGTCGGTCGTCGGCTTCTTTCAGGAGACGATCTCCAAATATGTCGTGCTTGCGGTGCTGATGCCTATCGTGTCGGGCATGGGCGGCAATGCGGGAACGCAGACCATGGCGGTCGCGGTGCGGGCGCTGGCCACCAACCAGTTGACCAGTTCCAACACCCTTCGCCAGATAGTGAGGGAATTCCGGATCGCCAGCGCGAATGGAACGGCGTTGGGGATTTTGATCGGGATCGCGGTCGGGCTGATCTATGGCAATCCCGACCTTGGGCTGGTGATCGCGATCGCGATGCTAATCAACAATCTGGTCGCGGGGCTGGCGGGCATATTGGTGCCAGTGACGCTTGATCGGTTCAATATAGACCCGGCGGTGTCATCCGCCGTGTTCGTCACGACGCTGACCGATGTCATGGGGTTCTTTTCTTTTCTCGGGCTGGCGACCGTCTGGGGCTTATAGGGGCGCCGGGATGGCTTGACCGCGCTCATCCAACGCCCATCTTGCGACCATGCCGCTACACATCACCAAGATCGCCTTTGGCAGCGAAAGTCCCGCAACGCTGAGGGCGTGGCTGGAAAGCCAGAATCCGGAGGCGCGGCTGACCACGCGCTATCTGCCCAAGCGGGTGGCGGAGATGGCGGGCGGCTCGCTTTATTGGGTCCATCAGCACCGGCTGGTGGGGCGCAGTCCGCTGATCGGATTTCAGGAAACGGGGCAGGGACGATACTGGATCAGGCTGGAGCCGCGGCTGATCCCGGTGCGCGGCACGCCAAAGCGCGCGC harbors:
- the mgtE gene encoding magnesium transporter, giving the protein MSERADMAEPRPDELPVDGKTADQAESRHDEDDRLRPDFVSAVLDAVEDGDRDLARDLVSPLHPADIADLLELTPSDRRGEVAAALGDLVGAEVLSELNDYVRDDLLDALEPQQVADFAAELDTDDAVAMIEDMEAADQQAVLDALDPEDRAAIESALSYPEESAGRLMQRDLVAVPEHMTVGQVIDYLRDNRDLTTDFWEIFVVDEAHKPIGTCQLSWILTCPRSIAMADVMKREQTLIPVDMDQEEVALRFQKYALISAAVVDASGRLVGMITVDDIVHIIAEEAGEDILRLSGAGEGDINQPILEAVRTRLSWLVVNLGTAVLAASVVGFFQETISKYVVLAVLMPIVSGMGGNAGTQTMAVAVRALATNQLTSSNTLRQIVREFRIASANGTALGILIGIAVGLIYGNPDLGLVIAIAMLINNLVAGLAGILVPVTLDRFNIDPAVSSAVFVTTLTDVMGFFSFLGLATVWGL
- a CDS encoding peptidylprolyl isomerase, giving the protein MADETLTLTLDSGGDVVIKLRPDLAPGHVERIAALAKDGFYDGVVFHRVIPGFMAQGGDPTGTGMGGSKLPDLKAEFSREPHVRGVCSMARSSNPNSANSQFFICFDDATFLDGQYTVWGEVTSGMEHVDALPKGEPPRTPGKIVKASIS
- a CDS encoding DUF1489 family protein: MPLHITKIAFGSESPATLRAWLESQNPEARLTTRYLPKRVAEMAGGSLYWVHQHRLVGRSPLIGFQETGQGRYWIRLEPRLIPVRGTPKRAHQGWRYLDEKDAPPDLGSGEADDLDAMPAAMLGELTRLGLV